In Antechinus flavipes isolate AdamAnt ecotype Samford, QLD, Australia chromosome 3, AdamAnt_v2, whole genome shotgun sequence, a genomic segment contains:
- the LOC127557703 gene encoding LOW QUALITY PROTEIN: transcription initiation factor TFIID subunit 8-like (The sequence of the model RefSeq protein was modified relative to this genomic sequence to represent the inferred CDS: substituted 1 base at 1 genomic stop codon), protein MFQSYLLEIGRRAKSYCEHTGRTQPTLSDIVVTLVEMDFNVETLPAYAKRSQRMVITAPPVTKQPVTPKALTAGQNEAHPPHIPSHFPQFPDPHTYIQTPTYRELGSDYQVLREKAASQRSDVEWALTRFMAKTGETQSLFKDDVGTFPLIAARPFTIPYLAALLPSELEMQQMEETDSSERDEQRDPENLPLHISTDESGAEKENASTPQQNTSLSGSWAEEENLPENPYLRPVKKLKIRXEELN, encoded by the coding sequence ATGTTCCAGAGCTACCTTTTAGAAATCGGGAGGCGTGCTAAGTCCTATTGTGAGCACACGGGCAGGACACAGCCCACACTCTCAGATATCGTGGTCACGCTGGTGGAGATGGATTTCAATGTGGAAACTCTCCCCGCCTACGCTAAACGATCCCAGAGGATGGTCATCACAGCACCACCGGTCACCAAACAGCCTGTGACTCCCAAAGCCCTGACTGCTGGACAGAACGAGGCTCACCCACCTCATATCCCTAGCCATTTCCCTCAATTCCCTGATCCCCACACGTACATCCAAACACCGACATACCGGGAACTTGGGTCAGATTACCAGGTCCTTCGGGAAAAGGCTGCATCCCAGAGGAGTGATGTGGAATGGGCACTTACTCGATTTATGGCCAAGACAGGGGAGACGCAGAGTCTTTTCAAAGATGATGTCGGCACATTTCCATTGATTGCTGCCCGGCCGTTTACCATTCCCTACCTGGCCGCCCTTCTGCCCTCTGAGTTGGAGATGCAGCAGATGGAAGAGACTGATTCTTCTGAACGGGATGAGCAGAGAGACCCGGAGAACCTTCCTCTGCACATCAGTACGGATGAATCAggagcagaaaaagagaatgccTCTACTCCACAGCAGAACACTTCCTTGTCAGGGAGCTGGGCTGAGGAGGAGAATCTTCCTGAAAACCCTTATCTAAGACCTGTCAAGAAACTCAAGATCCGgtaggaagaactgaattaa